A DNA window from Hordeum vulgare subsp. vulgare chromosome 1H, MorexV3_pseudomolecules_assembly, whole genome shotgun sequence contains the following coding sequences:
- the LOC123436178 gene encoding transcription factor MYC2: MNLWTDDNASMMEAFMASADMPAFPWGAAATPPPPAAVPAFNQDTLQQRLQAIIEGSRETWTYAIFWQSSTDAGASLLGWGDGYYKGCDDADKRRQQPTPASAAEQEHRKRVLRELNSLIAGGGAAAPDEAVEEEVTDTEWFFLVSMTQSFPNGMGLPGQALFAGQPIWIATGLASAPCERARQAYTFGLRTMVCIPLGTGVLELGATEVIFQTTDSLGRIRSLFSLNGGGGGSGSWPPVAPPPQEAETDPSVLWLADAPAGDMKESPPSVEISVSKPPPSQPPQIHHFENGSTSTLTENPSLSVHAQQPLPQQQAAAAAQRQNQLQLQHQHNQGPFRRELNFSDFASNPSVTVTPPFFKPESGEILNFGADSTSRRNPSPAPPAATASLTTAPGSLFSQHTATVTAPSNDAKNNPKRSMEATSRASNTNHHQTATANEGMLSFSSAPTTRPSTGTGAPAKSESDHSDLEASVREVESSRVVPPPEEKRPRKRGRKPANGREEPLNHVEAERQRREKLNQRFYALRAVVPNVSKMDKASLLGDAISYINELRGKMTALESDKETLHSQIEALKKERDARPAAPSSSGMHDNGARCHAVEIEAKILGLEAMIRVQCHKRNHPAAKLMTALRELDLDVYHASVSVVKDIMIQQVAVKMATRVYSQEQLNAALYGRLAEPGAAMQIR; the protein is encoded by the coding sequence ATGAACCTGTGGACGGACGACAACGCCTCCATGATGGAGGCCTTCATGGCCTCCGCCGACATGCCGGCGTTCCCCTGGGGCGCGGCggccaccccgccgccgccggccgccgtgcCGGCCTTCAACCAGGACACGCTCCAGCAGCGCCTGCAGGCCATCATCGAGGGCTCCAGGGAGACCTGGACCTACGCCATCTTCTGGCAGTCCTCCACCGACGCCGGCGCCTCGCTCCTCGGCTGGGGCGACGGCTATTACAAGGGCTGCGACGACGCCGACAAGCGCCGCCAGCAGCCCACCCCGGCCTCCGCCGCCGAGCAGGAGCACCGCAAGCGCGTCCTCAGGGAGCTCAACTCGCTCATAGCCGGGGGCGGCGCCGCCGCGCCCGACGAGGCCGTCGAGGAGGAGGTCACGGACACCGAGTGGTTCTTCCTCGTCTCCATGACCCAGTCCTTCCCCAACGGGATGGGCTTGCCGGGCCAGGCTCTCTTCGCCGGCCAGCCTATCTGGATCGCCACCGGGCTCGCCAGCGCGCCCTGCGAGCGGGCCAGGCAGGCCTACACCTTCGGCCTCCGCACCATGGTCTGCATCCCCCTCGGCACCGGCGTGCTCGAGCTCGGCGCCACCGAGGTCATCTTCCAGACCACCGATAGCTTGGGGCGGATCCGCTCGCTCTTCAGCCTCAACGGCGGAGGAGGGGGCTCTGGATCCTGGCCGCCCGTGGCGCCGCCGCCCCAGGAGGCGGAGACGGATCCGTCCGTGCTCTGGCTCGCCGACGCGCCGGCCGGGGACATGAAGGAGTCGCCGCCGTCCGTCGAGATCTCCGTCTCCAAGCCGCCGCCGTCACAGCCGCCGCAGATCCATCACTTCGAGAACGGGAGCACCAGCACGCTCACGGAGAACCCCAGCCTCTCCGTGCACGCGCAGCAGCCTCTGCCGCAgcagcaggcggcggcggcggcgcagaggCAGAACCAGCTCCAGCTCCAGCACCAGCACAACCAGGGTCCTTTCCGCCGGGAGCTCAATTTCTCAGATTTCGCGTCCAACCCATCCGTCACGGTGACCCCGCCTTTCTTCAAGCCTGAGTCTGGTGAGATCCTAAACTTTGGCGCTGACAGCACCAGCCGGAGGAACCCTTCGCCGGCGCCCCCCGCCGCGACGGCCAGCCTCACCACCGCGCCGGGGAGCCTCTTCTCCCAGCACACGGCGACGGTGACGGCCCCATCAAACGACGCCAAGAACAACCCGAAGCGGTCCATGGAGGCCACCTCCCGCGCGAGCAACACCAACCACCACCAGACCGCGACAGCCAACGAGGGGATGCTGTCCTTCTCGTCCGCGCCGACGACGCGGCCGTCCACCGGCACGGGCGCACCAGCCAAGTCGGAGTCCGACCATTCCGACCTGGAGGCGTCGGTCCGCGAGGTGGAGAGCAGCCGCGTGGTGCCTCCGCCGGAGGAGAAGCGGCCGCGCAAGCGCGGGCGCAAGCCGGCGAACGGGCGCGAGGAGCCACTGAACCACGTGGAGGCGGAGCGGCAGCGGCGGGAGAAGCTGAACCAGCGGTTCTACGCGCTCCGCGCCGTGGTGCCCAACGTGTCCAAGATGGACAAGGCCTCACTGCTGGGCGACGCCATCTCCTACATCAACGAGCTCCGCGGTAAGATGACGGCGCTGGAGTCGGACAAGGAGACGCTCCACTCCCAAATTGAGGCGCTGAAGAAGGAGCGCGACGCCCGGCCGGCCGCGCCGTCGTCGTCGGGAATGCACGACAACGGGGCGCGGTGCCACGCGGTGGAGATCGAGGCCAAGATCCTGGGGCTGGAGGCGATGATCCGCGTGCAGTGCCACAAGCGCAACCACCCGGCGGCGAAGCTGATGACGGCGCTGCGGGAGCTGGACCTGGACGTGTACCACGCCAGCGTCTCGGTGGTGAAGGACATCATGATCCAGCAGGTGGCGGTGAAGATGGCCACCCGGGTCTACTCCCAGGAACAGCTCAACGCGGCGCTCTACGGCCGCCTCGCCGAGCCGGGCGCCGCGATGCAAATCCGGTAA